One Misgurnus anguillicaudatus chromosome 19, ASM2758022v2, whole genome shotgun sequence genomic region harbors:
- the pmp22a gene encoding peripheral myelin protein 22a isoform X1 produces the protein MEDMADLAADPKMLAILLSTLVLHLIDLIILFVATCANAWKAKGSESFHLWYHCEQTNGGSGCSGTHDADWLQAVQALMVLATIFCLTSFIIFLCQLFTLVKGGRFFFTAVFQILASLFVMSGAIIYTVMSEKKGDESWGYAFVLAWLAFPLTLISGFIYIVLRKKE, from the exons ATGGAGGACATGGCTGACCTTGCT GCGGACCCCAAAATGCTGGCCATCCTGTTATCAACGCTAGTCTTGCATCTGATAGATTTGATTATTCTCTTCGTTGCCACGTGTGCTAAT gCGTGGAAAGCAAAGGGATCTGAAAGTTTTCACCTCTGGTATCATTGCGAACAAACCAATGGAGGGTCTGGTTGTTCTGGGACACATGATGCAG ATTGGCTGCAAGCGGTACAAGCACTCATGGTCCTAGCCACCATCTTCTGCTTGACCTCCTTCATCATCTTCCTCTGCCAGCTCTTCACCCTTGTAAAGGGAGGACGCTTCTTCTTCACGGCTGTCTTCCAGATCCTTGCCA GCCTGTTTGTGATGAGCGGTGCCATCATCTACACAGTGATGAGCGAGAAAAAAGGTGATGAGAGTTGGGGATACGCCTTTGTTCTGGCCTGGCTGGCCTTCCCTCTTACGCTCATCAGTGGCTTCATTTACATCGTCCTGAGGAAGAAAGAATGA
- the pmp22a gene encoding peripheral myelin protein 22a isoform X2, whose product MLAILLSTLVLHLIDLIILFVATCANAWKAKGSESFHLWYHCEQTNGGSGCSGTHDADWLQAVQALMVLATIFCLTSFIIFLCQLFTLVKGGRFFFTAVFQILASLFVMSGAIIYTVMSEKKGDESWGYAFVLAWLAFPLTLISGFIYIVLRKKE is encoded by the exons ATGCTGGCCATCCTGTTATCAACGCTAGTCTTGCATCTGATAGATTTGATTATTCTCTTCGTTGCCACGTGTGCTAAT gCGTGGAAAGCAAAGGGATCTGAAAGTTTTCACCTCTGGTATCATTGCGAACAAACCAATGGAGGGTCTGGTTGTTCTGGGACACATGATGCAG ATTGGCTGCAAGCGGTACAAGCACTCATGGTCCTAGCCACCATCTTCTGCTTGACCTCCTTCATCATCTTCCTCTGCCAGCTCTTCACCCTTGTAAAGGGAGGACGCTTCTTCTTCACGGCTGTCTTCCAGATCCTTGCCA GCCTGTTTGTGATGAGCGGTGCCATCATCTACACAGTGATGAGCGAGAAAAAAGGTGATGAGAGTTGGGGATACGCCTTTGTTCTGGCCTGGCTGGCCTTCCCTCTTACGCTCATCAGTGGCTTCATTTACATCGTCCTGAGGAAGAAAGAATGA